The Acidobacteriota bacterium genome includes a window with the following:
- a CDS encoding ornithine cyclodeaminase family protein gives MPLYLTEQDVTQLLTMGETLAAVEAVFKAYAVGQASNQPRRRVRGGGGTLNVMSGAVANIGGYDGLLGMKAYTVTPKGYRFFVNLFEATSGQLLAFIEADKLGQMRTGAASGVATKYLAKPEAQTVGLYGTGWQAQSQLAAVCGVRNIKSVKVYGRKPEKQAQFCAQMKAELQLDDIAPVTQPEAAAEADIICTITTAREPVLHGAWLQPGAHVNAAGANSVLRREFDDETVKRAAFICADSVEQAHLEAGELIVPIEKGMLNWEAVHELRYVVNGNLKGRQNNDDITVFKSLGLALEDVAAAAVVYRNAIAQKIGKEL, from the coding sequence ATGCCTCTCTATTTGACCGAACAAGACGTAACCCAATTGCTGACGATGGGCGAGACGCTCGCCGCCGTCGAAGCCGTCTTCAAAGCCTACGCCGTGGGCCAGGCCAGCAACCAGCCGCGCCGTCGCGTGCGCGGGGGCGGCGGCACCTTGAATGTCATGAGCGGCGCGGTCGCCAACATTGGCGGGTACGATGGCTTGCTGGGAATGAAAGCGTATACCGTGACGCCCAAGGGCTATCGTTTTTTCGTGAATCTGTTTGAAGCCACGTCGGGCCAACTGCTCGCTTTCATCGAAGCCGACAAGCTCGGCCAAATGCGCACGGGCGCGGCCAGTGGCGTGGCGACGAAATACCTGGCGAAGCCGGAGGCGCAAACGGTCGGCCTTTACGGCACCGGTTGGCAAGCCCAGTCGCAACTGGCGGCGGTGTGCGGAGTGCGCAACATCAAAAGCGTCAAGGTGTATGGCCGTAAACCCGAAAAGCAGGCGCAGTTTTGCGCACAGATGAAAGCCGAATTGCAACTTGATGACATCGCGCCGGTCACGCAACCCGAAGCCGCCGCCGAGGCGGACATCATTTGCACCATCACCACCGCGCGCGAACCGGTTTTGCACGGCGCGTGGTTGCAACCCGGCGCGCACGTCAACGCGGCGGGCGCCAATTCGGTCTTGCGGCGCGAATTCGATGACGAGACAGTCAAACGCGCGGCATTCATCTGCGCCGATTCGGTCGAACAGGCGCATCTCGAAGCGGGCGAACTGATCGTGCCGATTGAAAAAGGTATGCTTAATTGGGAAGCCGTGCACGAGTTGCGTTATGTCGTAAATGGCAATTTGAAAGGCAGACAAAACAATGATGACATCACCGTCTTCAAATCGCTGGGACTGGCGCTTGAAGACGTGGCGGCGGCGGCGGTCGTGTACCGCAACGCCATTGCACAAAAGATTGGGAAGGAGCTATGA
- a CDS encoding TolC family protein: MKNQLAVGSWQLAVGNFARLAERIFCLLAVGFALTGMAAAQDANVKSQISNLKSEQRVGVDSAKRQNLTMREAITLALENNRDIEIEKINVQMNEFEVRAAYGAYDPTVSTGLFYNRQTTPVASILAGGENGRLTTDSLSGTAGLTQRFMEQGSVLQGTFDNHRDTTQNLFQSLNPTYNTSLNFNFTQPLWKNRTIDAPRRQIKIAKKRLDLSDSQFRQRAIEIIASVQRAYWELVFARRDREIKRESVELADTQLKHNERLVEAGTLAPADIISARVELERRNDEAEAALDAIQRAENALKTLMLQPSSGGQWQAELIPVEAPQVDSSNSLPLEDAVRLARVNRPEMQQFKLRGEINQIDATYFRNQTKPQIDLVANYGTIGLAGSARTETNFFQASNDLLYANLNNLITRVNLLDTTKPPIPLFPTSTGGSGIPGFLIGSYGQSLANLFKNDFRTFRVGVSINLPLRNRTAQANLGHALAEGRQIEVQRQRLEQLIEVEVRNALQAVETAKKRVEAAKNSRTNAELQYASEQRKFDAGQSTNFLVLDRQNALSAARGRELRALTDYTKAVAELQRALSTTLTSNSVEIQSAIPNQ; encoded by the coding sequence ATGAAAAATCAGTTGGCAGTTGGCAGTTGGCAGTTGGCAGTTGGCAATTTCGCAAGACTTGCGGAGCGTATTTTTTGTTTGTTGGCTGTGGGCTTCGCCCTAACAGGGATGGCGGCGGCGCAAGACGCCAATGTCAAATCTCAAATATCGAATTTGAAATCCGAGCAACGGGTCGGCGTGGATAGCGCCAAGCGGCAAAACCTGACCATGCGCGAGGCCATCACGCTGGCGCTGGAAAACAACCGCGACATCGAGATCGAAAAGATCAATGTGCAGATGAATGAGTTCGAGGTGCGCGCGGCTTACGGCGCTTATGATCCGACGGTGAGCACGGGGTTGTTTTATAACCGGCAGACGACGCCCGTGGCTTCGATTCTGGCGGGCGGCGAAAACGGACGCTTGACCACCGATAGCCTGTCGGGCACGGCGGGACTGACACAGCGCTTCATGGAGCAAGGCAGCGTGTTGCAAGGCACCTTCGACAATCACCGCGACACGACGCAAAACCTGTTTCAGTCGCTCAATCCGACTTACAACACCTCGCTCAATTTCAATTTCACGCAGCCGTTGTGGAAGAACCGCACGATTGACGCGCCGCGCCGCCAGATCAAGATCGCCAAGAAACGCCTCGATCTGTCGGACAGCCAGTTTCGCCAGCGCGCCATCGAGATCATCGCGTCCGTGCAACGCGCCTATTGGGAGTTGGTCTTTGCGCGCCGCGACCGTGAGATCAAACGCGAATCGGTCGAGCTGGCCGACACGCAACTCAAACACAACGAACGCCTGGTCGAAGCCGGCACGCTCGCGCCCGCCGACATCATTTCGGCCCGCGTCGAATTGGAGCGCCGCAACGACGAGGCCGAAGCCGCGCTCGACGCCATTCAACGCGCCGAGAACGCGCTGAAGACCTTGATGCTGCAACCCAGCAGCGGCGGGCAATGGCAGGCCGAGTTGATCCCGGTCGAAGCGCCGCAGGTGGATTCGAGTAATTCCCTGCCGCTCGAAGACGCCGTCCGCCTGGCGCGCGTCAATCGCCCCGAGATGCAGCAATTCAAATTGCGCGGCGAGATCAACCAGATTGACGCCACCTATTTTCGCAACCAGACCAAACCGCAAATTGATCTGGTCGCCAATTACGGCACTATCGGCTTGGCCGGCAGCGCGCGCACCGAGACGAACTTTTTCCAGGCTTCGAATGATCTGCTTTACGCCAATCTCAACAACCTCATCACCCGCGTAAATCTGTTGGACACCACCAAGCCGCCGATACCACTATTCCCGACTTCGACGGGCGGTTCGGGCATTCCCGGCTTTCTGATCGGCAGTTATGGGCAGAGCCTGGCGAATCTGTTCAAGAATGATTTCCGCACCTTCCGCGTCGGCGTGAGCATCAACCTGCCGCTGCGCAATCGCACCGCGCAGGCCAATCTGGGCCACGCGCTCGCCGAAGGCCGCCAGATCGAAGTGCAGCGGCAACGGCTGGAACAACTAATCGAAGTCGAAGTGCGCAACGCCCTGCAAGCTGTCGAGACGGCCAAGAAGCGCGTCGAAGCGGCCAAGAATTCGCGCACGAACGCCGAGCTGCAATACGCCAGCGAGCAACGCAAATTCGACGCGGGCCAGAGCACCAACTTCCTGGTGCTGGATCGCCAGAATGCGCTGTCGGCGGCGCGGGGCCGTGAATTGCGCGCCTTGACCGATTACACTAAAGCCGTGGCTGAATTGCAGCGGGCGCTTTCGACGACGCTCACCAGCAACAGCGTCGAGATTCAATCGGCGATTCCGAATCAATAG
- a CDS encoding transglutaminase family protein yields the protein MFYSIRHVTRFVYSSPITESITEVRMQPRSEVGQRCLKFDLNTQPRARLQAYGDFLGNVVHHFDIPGKHKELKITAETTVEMTPAAALPDAVGQDVWEALQQARKRDELWDYLAPSPFVAETPLLLELAHDWQLDQDADPLSLLRRINTAIYEHFDYVPNATSVDSPIDLALDERRGVCQDFAHIMLSLLRWRGIPARYVSGYLYHGDYQDRSEANATHAWVEAWLPELGWIGFDPTNNLLVGDRHIRTAVGRDYSDVPPTRGVFKGNASSELSVGVQVALAEAPLLETKLMPVATWSAPAQMDDDYAQQQQQQ from the coding sequence ATGTTTTATTCCATTCGCCACGTCACGCGGTTTGTATACAGTTCACCCATTACCGAAAGCATCACCGAAGTGCGCATGCAACCGCGCAGTGAGGTTGGGCAACGCTGTTTGAAATTCGACCTGAACACGCAACCGCGCGCGCGCTTGCAAGCCTACGGCGATTTCCTGGGCAATGTCGTGCACCACTTCGACATTCCGGGCAAACATAAAGAACTGAAGATCACGGCGGAAACCACCGTCGAAATGACGCCCGCTGCCGCATTGCCGGACGCCGTCGGACAAGATGTATGGGAGGCCTTGCAACAGGCGAGGAAGCGCGATGAACTCTGGGACTATCTGGCGCCCAGCCCATTCGTCGCGGAAACGCCGCTGTTGTTGGAACTGGCGCATGACTGGCAACTCGATCAGGACGCAGACCCGTTGAGTCTGTTGCGGCGCATCAACACGGCGATTTATGAGCACTTTGATTATGTTCCCAACGCCACCAGCGTGGATTCGCCGATTGATCTCGCGCTGGATGAGCGGCGCGGCGTGTGCCAGGATTTTGCGCACATTATGTTGTCGCTCTTGCGCTGGCGCGGCATCCCGGCGCGTTACGTCAGCGGCTATCTGTATCACGGCGACTACCAAGACCGCTCCGAAGCCAACGCTACTCACGCCTGGGTCGAAGCCTGGTTGCCGGAGTTGGGCTGGATCGGTTTTGATCCAACCAACAATCTGCTGGTCGGTGACCGCCACATTCGCACCGCCGTGGGCCGCGATTACAGCGATGTGCCGCCCACGCGCGGGGTGTTCAAAGGCAATGCCAGCAGTGAACTCAGCGTCGGCGTCCAAGTCGCCCTGGCCGAAGCCCCTTTGCTCGAAACAAAATTGATGCCCGTCGCCACCTGGAGCGCTCCGGCACAAATGGATGACGACTATGCCCAGCAACAGCAGCAGCAATAA